The following DNA comes from Mya arenaria isolate MELC-2E11 chromosome 11, ASM2691426v1.
aatgtaataaatacgttacggggttagtaagTGACCCGATATGGAATATACGGGGCAAACGAAACAATATCCAGTGAAAGCGGAcacgaatatggtttcctgcgccccgtatatcccatattgaGTCACCTGCTAGCCCCGTTACTTTGTTAGAAATTAAGCAACATAAATAAACGAAAGATGCAATAATAACTAATAAATATTAGCAATGAAAAAATCAATCCTAGTTATTATTTACCTCAAGGCTTTGTCTGTATATCTGCTTTTAAATCATCTGCGGTTGTTTAATTTTGAACTGAAAAAAGTGTTTGACCATAGTAgattatatttacattctaCGTCTAAATTTCTTAAGTAAAcgatacaaaacatttatttttgatctCAGGCCTTCATAGGCAGACGTAATAGTTATATGAAAACATACTAGGTATGTGCAGTTCAGTTTGTCTTAAATAGAAACGAGTGAGATAAAAAGATTCCCtgaatataattgttttggaagaaaaacaAGTCTCTACATATTTATACGTCATCCtacatcttttttaatattgtgaaCAATATATCAATACCTGATTCGACGCATCCGGTgctgaaagaaacaaaacagaaaagtTCATGTTCTACGATAGTGTATTTGTACGCTATATTCAGTagataataacatttcaaaggCCACATTTTTGTACTCTGCAACGACCATTTAAGGTAATTTTAACATCAAGATGAAAACGGCAAAAACCAAAAtcaagaataaataaatacgtttttcaactttgcaagaaaaaaataaaataaattatacacaATCACTCTTTATCATGTTTCTTTTGAACCCGATTATTTAAAAGATAAGGATTGCGATCGGCCAACAATCCGACCTGATAACTCAATCAGTAGCACTTTTAGTTCATAGTCCGGTGTTCAGTAGTTCGGGCGGCAACCTCGGCACATCTTTTTTGTACAgttaaaatataagtatatgaaaattatttgtaattaaGGAACTGTCCGAGAATTGGAGAAAAGTAAACCATCATTTATACAttgatcattttaatgttttaactatCAAAACATTGTGAAATGTTTCgagtaaataatgttttttcggAATGTtccattttttatcatattttgacagcaaaataaaactattatataattgaaaaacacCTTCCAAACGTGATTAAGAATGTCTTATAtgttaaactattttgaaaattactATTTTGCTCCTCCTTTGTATATTCTAGATGTCAAAcggatatttttattttgaataatttatcaaCCCAAAACgtgaaaaatacttttcaagACCATCAAATTTTTAACACCTCTTTCACATCAATGGAATTAGTATAAAAAGGGAACTGTTTgagcaatatttataaatgcgGCGAAAAAGCGTTACACCTAATATTCATCTTAAGTTTAACATTGTGTAAGAAAATAACCATCAATACTGTTCACGGAGTACACAGCGTTGTGAGCCCCTCTGTCTGGATTCATTGGAGCATCAAACATCTCATTTCTGCAATTGAAaatagtattaatttatttcacatcatCTTATAAATTAGGTTTCCATTATATGTATATTGGATGTAATTGTTTTTAGTTTAGGCCAATGGAAATGTACATGTCCAAAAACACCTTAAAGGAAATGGCTTTACAATAGTTGCTGTTATGAAACACTATTGGTCTAATGTTATATATAGCATGTAGGGTCTAATTTTGTGACCAGTTTGTAGTGTTTAAGACGAGTTGTTTATTACTTACGAAGCACGTTAACATTACTCTAACCACCGACACTTTTCCCATCGCTCTCATCGTAATAAGCAAACACAACCCTCATAGGAAAGGAAGGAGCTTTAGTAATACCTTTGTTTCTTTGAGCGTTGTTTCCTTGCCCGAATCATACAGCAGGTAATTGTTCCAACTAAGATGAACAAACCAACAGTTATCCCTATTCCTAAACTAACAACGACCACCATCTGGACACCACCGGCAGGCTCTTCATTGTGcctacaaaataaaatgtaatagcAAAATGTCCAACTATAAAAGtagtaaatgtaaaaaataaatcgaacatagtgttttaatatcagtttaaGACAGACACTCTTTGTAACACGACATCCCTGTTTAAAACAAGATCGCCCCAAAGTAATCACATCAACAATTCAATATATGCTTTATAATACAGTCAAAAGGGGTATACCTTAGTTTCAAGTAAAAAGAATTTCAAGCTCTTACCTTTTACACACAGGCTTTGATTCTACGACCGTGCATTCATATTTGTCGTCACAATATCCGCCGCCGAGGAGAAATAAGTTACAACGCATTATATCATCATCTGCTTTTACGATAACTGAAACGACCAGTAGTTTGTAGCGGTGAATAAGTGTTTTACAGTAGAAAATAGTAAAAGGCCTTTAATGCCATAACATGCTTTGTATggatcaaatatttaaatcatgatAAATAGTTTTTATGGAAACCACTACAAAAGGTTAAATATGAGAAATATAGGTCTTATTTCAAGTGTACAAATACACTATAGTTATCaaagttaattattttatatataaactataaagaaacatttgttcACGCTATTATTTGTTGTGTATAAAGCATACTTGATGTTTTTCCAACTATTAGAGCAGTTACGTTTCCAGTTAATCCATTTACTGTTAAATCACCATGCGTCAATGCAATTGTTGCGGCTGAAAATTGTTGTGCCGATTCAAAGCCTTTAGCTTTAAAGATAGTCAAGTTCACTAGTAAGCTTCCCCTAAAAGAACAACAAATATTATTGTAGTTCATATAGTTTGTTATATGGTTCGATTCTAGGGTGAAATGCAAAATACTGTCCATTATGTCAGAGAAAGATGTTTGAAACATGTCTGAAATTTTAAAAGGTGAACTTTGTTATGATATGCTcatatatctaaataaaacaagatcaGCTAAAACACTGGTCTCAAATtatgttagaaatactgcagatcataaAGGTATTCACGAAATAATCAGAGCAGTTAAGATGATTAAATTGACAATCGGAACAATTGAGAACATAAAGAACAAAAGGCTATAGTTTTGAGTAACGTTGTTTCAACTGACTGTCCATTATATAAACACAGTTCGTCCATTCTAGAAATAGTTTACAgttcattcttaaaataattactaGTTAGTAGAAATATAGTACATTAAACAGTCCAATTACCTATAAAGACAAACCACCAAACAATGAATGCGTTCACATACAAGTTTTAAATCATATGTGATGAGATGATATCTTAGGATTATATAACTAGAGTTATCGTGGAGTAATGACTACCACAGCAAGCAACTTTGTCACAGGATGTTTAGTATTGATTTAGGCAAATACTCAAATAAAAACcataacatatgttttatgattatttcagtaaaatagtgtttatttgCCATAAAGTTAATATAGCCAAACATCTACAGATGATATTCAAGAGTACGTAAAGACGATGATAATACTGTCACAACTACTCATCACTATTGTAATATGTACCAATcatcagagtgataactcaaaaactgtGCAAGTAATTCTCTCCCTGAACTCCAATGTAGCCAAAAGCGTAAAGGTATTCATGGCCGTAGGTCTCGAAAAACGCCCGGTACTACAATCAACCATGGTGGTAATGTACAGCAAGTATCTGAGTGATGCCTTTAACTCTGTGTGAAAAGTTTGCTTTCCAAACTTGCCAACATAGCACCCACCGATCAATTGACCAAACGAAATCTCTATTACaaaagtcaaaaataaaaataataatacttactTTGACAAGCTATGAATTAAAATGTCTTTAAGATGGCTGTTCATGCTCTGactatatttctttttaatctggaataaaaaaaagtagAAGAATTTAACTGTGCGTTTTATGTAGAGACCTGCTAGACTTAAATCCACAACATTCGTAAAACCATTTGGCTCTCGTGACATGTAGTTACaacaaatttgaacaaactATGCAGACATTAGTGTTTAAATACAGTCTCTTAAAACATCAGtttagtatattatttaaactgtttCAAAACCTTTATCGATATTACAAATTAATTAcagtgaaatcatttatatttgtggGCTTGAAATTAAGTTGTTTTTCGGAAAAAGACAAATTCGTGGGTTCTTTTGTTTCgtggattttcatatttttatgtatatattcggAAGTCTGATCCTATTCGTCTGCAAATTCACCATACGCCGATATCCTGTTGTTTATCATCTTCGTCACGCAGTTTATAACATTACAATGGGACAATATGTCAATGAGCGCAGAATAATATTATTAgtcgactatatttgatattacttgaGAAATATTCtaacttagggactagttcatgAAATACAGAACAATCCTTTCAATAGGTTCAATgctgcatgataaaatatgaagtttagtatgttttataaaactgttcactttaattgataatgaaaccttaaattataatagccctgcttattattttgaaaattttgattttaaataccaactcaatcataataacaactcggccatctccgagatagatacaggccgaggtgttccgattgataccaactcaatagatgaaggttacacggcactattacaatatcctttatgtttgtaaaccttctacgcagtaatctcccttggcgacAACAAAAATGCctagttttgaaaaataaacattgagcttaattgtttgttttgaaaatgtcattcgaaggaacgaactccagataattccctcttgATGTTTAGTATTTTACTCCGTTCTATATACTCGTATGAATTCtcataacatgccggtacaaataaaaggtgaatttcatgctattggaATCTATGTATTACACCATCGACTCTATTTCTTCCGAaaaaacgtatgtatatttttggtataatttagttttaaccagAGGATTAGCTcggaaaaaacaacagaatatctataattgcGGGCTttaactattgtaacaatattattaatgtcCTTCGCGCATATgtacacaaaacataaaaaaaaaaacattatcattgaaataataaccatttttggttttctgcatgcacgtttttcttctaattttattgcgccgacttgatgctatgcatcaacttttttcttttctttcatgtGTTCCCATTgtggataaaaaaaatctgacccgagggcacctgcgttgccaggtatcgaggcttgccgagttaccggctacgcagcgtgcccgagggtcggattttttatataaattaatatgtattaCGACGATGTACTCTTGTATAAGtcgaataaactgtctgttctgttctattatCACTTGCTCGATAAATTAAGGGTAATAAATAACGATGCACACATATCAAGAATAGAAATTAGTGAAGCCATTGAATGTGtctttgcaaactgtgaaaacagaGTAAAGGTGTAAAagtaaataatcatttaaatatttgagcaaagaaacaaaatcaagTGATGACGTTCTAACACATGAGGTTAATAATCAGCACGTTTTACATGTGCCGCAGAGGAAGTtgataattaaattgttttaatataaggCTATGCCATGCAAAAACTTAATGCAAGTACTAATAATTGAATTCGATTTATTATCATTCAGGTTAAATAATACATGATATGAACTATATAACCAGTAAAATAAACCAGGTTCTGATAAGTTGAAAACCGCGACCATGTATATTCGTGAATACATGTTTACCCTTTTATATAGACATAATGattttgactgaattaaaggtCAAATTTTCGTTAGGATCTTAAATTCGTGGACAAGGCAACCCACGAAATCCACGAAAATTAATGTCCCAcgaatatttatgatttcacaGTTACAGCAAACAAAAAAGTTTCCTAGTTCAGCAAAAGCATCCcgcatttaaaatgatattacctCTTCTTTAACATCTGTGGCCCACTTAacgaaagttgcatgatcgtCAAAATCAACCTGTCTTAAGTCTTCTCTAGGGATGTTCACGGTGATATCCAGCTTAATACCTTCAACATCGCCTGTTGaaaatcatcattattaatttatttatgtaattgttGGTGCTCAAATCAAACAACGTACTATATGTTAATAAACAACTTTACGCACGACATGGGggataattattttcattccataaactgacagttttgacaaacattttgatttttttaccgAAGTGCTTCACTCATTACagaataatatttacacctcaacttccatttcttaaatgaactgcctttcggcaattgcggttatcattcGATggacgcaacatcttcggatatgttcggatcgcaattcatcgcataacaatatacatgaaaattattcaccttgttattgtttgtattgtctcAGCAAGTCCCGTTAAATGTAAATCAACATTTGAggaagtgttaatttatgatatgttaaatgtattgttgtcataagtgtttcaattttacgtttaaaaatgatttcaagttGTTGATcgtttcccgcgttattgtgacgtcatttgaaaagaatgtttccggttacagtcgggtcgttcctTTTACAGAATatgtaagaaaggattactgaaaggtttcttaaatgaaatgaagtattgttttgacaattcttgaacaaaataatgaactattggtgtaaatataaggaatgaattgcggggttgatgtcattatcggggaacATGatcgcaattgggctggtcaaagtacgcgtggattcctacggactccacacactttgaccagccaaattgcgtttataccccgataatgacatcaaccccgctattcattccttaaataatagCAGTCATTAATTTAATAAGTACTGATgtaaaaatcaatcaattttcatttttgttattttttgaacGGTTAAGACTCCATTTGTAAAGCATATAAgtcatgtaaacaaataaatatttgaaaatcaacgcaacacaaacatactgttcattttttttttcattgagaaCTATAGTTACAATGGTAAACGCAACGATAAACTTCACTCTCTCCAAAACTATATGGACAAGGGCTGAGATAATTGGTATATTGCATTGTAGAGTGgtcctaatatttatcaaatgatgCCCCTGTTGTCAAAACTGGACTATTTGTTTTAGATTGACTTatataaagaaattttaaaatattttcacaaacaaCAACGCCGAGAGTTAAGaggtttttttaattttaagcataatTTAGTGATcatatacccccccccccccacacacacacacacaaacacccACGCTTAGAGGTAAGATAGTTGGAATGCATTTTTGTCTAGTAGTCTTCTACCAAGTGTGTTTAAAGTATGTctgtattatatattgtttttatgggGAAATCTCTCCCAAACAGCCATGCCCAGAACAAAGTTATTTGGAATGTAGCACTTTCTTGTGGTCCTCTACACAATGTGCTCCTTGGGTCAAATTAGCCCCGCCCCAGAGTCACTTGCTTAACAGAGACTTAAATAAGATTTCTTAAGAATCCTAGTCTGTAAAACTTCAATACACAGACCTAAGCTATAGATTTGCCTACAGTTCATCCACAACTTTCTTCATTAACTTACCTTCCTAGCGACCAAGCTTTTGCTACGCTACTACCCAACTCCTTTGTAACCACAAATTTCACAAAATTCTCcccatagcaaccaatgacttcatTGAATAGAGcttgttttgttgttgctgaGTTTATAAAGATCTGCCCGCGCCCtttaatggctgcattatggcttgaccctttCAAAACCCCAAGAGCGACTTAATCAAAATTTCGAAGCCAAAGAGAAAATTTAACCCCACAACTTGATGGTATATTCGCCAGTAGGAGAAGCTTGTTTTCTTAAAGTCCAAAGAGCAATAAAATACCATATAGGCCAACGAGTTCAttgataagattttttttattacagttaAGGATGAAAACATTCACAGTTGTATCTGTTAACCGAGTCTACAAAGGTTGCTCCATTCTGGCAAGGATTTGATGAACACTCGTCAATATCTGATAAAGAGAACAAAGTGAATTGTGTCCATAGCGACAAACTAGGATATAAAAAAGTTCCGAAAAATCGACACTGAAGTTACCACCTACTTGTTTCACATTTGTCACCGGTATAACCCACTGCACATTCACAGCTGTATCTGTTAACCGAGTCTACACAGGTTGCTCCATTCTGGCAAGGGTTTGATGAACACTCGTCAATATCTGATGTAAAGAGAACAAGAGCGtaatgtatcgttaatgaccgACGAGTATAAACTGTTAAGATTTCAGATAAATTGACTTTAAGTTACCACCTACTTGTTTCACAATGATTTCCGGTATAACCCACTGCACATTCACAGTTGTATCTGTTCATTGCGCCAACACAGGTCGCTCCATTCCGGCAAGGGTCTAGTGAACAATCTCCATTTtctgatataaacaaaataaaagtgtcatACGTTGTTAGCGGCAAACTAGGATCTTAAGATTTCAGGAAAATTCACTGTAATTATACCACATACTTGTTTCACATTTGTCGCCGGTATAACCCACTGCACATTCACAGTTGTATCCGTTAACCGCGTCAACACAGGTTGCTCCATTCTGGCAAGGGTTTGATGAACACTCGTCAATATCTGATGTAAAGAGAACAAGAGCGTAATGTGTCCATAGCAAGAAACTTGGGAATAACGAGTTGAGACAAATTGAAACTAAGGTAATCACCTACTTGTTGCACATTTGTCGCCGGTATAACCCACTGCACATTCACAGTTGTATCTGTAAACCGCGTCTGCACAGGTTGCTCCATTATGGCAAGGATTTGATGAACACTCGTCAATATCTGATAAAGGAACAAGAGCGTAATGTGTACAAAGCGACATACTAGGACATAAAGAGTTCAGAAGAATCGACACCGAAGTTATCACTTACTTGTTTCACATTTGTCGCCGGTATAACCCACTGCACATTCACAGTTGTATCTGTTAACCGCGTCAACACAGGTTGCTCCATTCTGGCAAGGGTTTGATGAACACTCGTCAATATCTGATAAAGAGAACAAGAGCGTAATGTGTCCAAAGCGACAAATTGGGATATAACGAGTTAAGACAAATTGAAACTAAAGTTATCACCTACTTGTTTCACATTTGTCGCCGGTATAACCCACTGCACATTCACAGCTGTATCTGTTAACCGCGTCTGCACAGGTTGCTCCATTCTGGCAAGGGTTTGATGAACACTCGTCAATATCTGATGTAAAGAGAACAAGAGCGTAATGTGTCCATAGCGACAAACTAGGATACAGAGAGTTGAGACAAATTGAAACTAAAGAAACCGCTTACTTGTTTCACATTTGTCGCCGGTATAACCCAAAGCACATTCACAGCTGTATCTGTTAACTGCGTTAACACAGGTTGCTCCATTCTGGCAAGGATTTGATGCACACTCGTCAATATCTGATGTAAAGAGAACAAGAGCGTATTGTGTCCATAGCGACAAATTGGGATACAACGAGTTGAGACAAATTGAATCTAAAGAAGCCGCTTACTTGTTTCACATTTGTCGCCAGTATAACCCACTGCACATTCACAGCTGTATCTGTTAACCGCGTCTGCACAGGTTGCTCCATTCTGGCAAGGGTTTGATGAACACTCGTCAATATCTGATAAAGAGAACAAGAGCGTAATGTGTCCATAGCAAGAAACTTGGGACTAACGAGTTGAGACAAATTGAAACTAAAGTAATCACCTACTTGTTTCACATTTGTCGCCGGTATAACCCACTGCACATTCACAGTTGTATCCGTTAACCGCGTCTACACAGGTTGCTCCATTATGGCAAGGATTTGATGAACACTCGTCAATATCTGATAAAGAGAACAAGAGCGTAATGTGTCCATAGCAAGAAACTTGGGAATAACGAGTTGAGACAAATTGAAACTAAAGTAATCACCTACTTGTTTCACATTTGTCGCCGGTATAACCCACAGCACATTCACAGTTGTATCCGTTAACCGCGTCTACACAGATTGCTCCATTCTGGCAAGGGTTTGATGAACACTCGTCAATATCTGATGTAAAGAGAACAAGAGCGTAATGTGTCCATAGCGACAAACTAGGATACAGAGAGTTGAGACAAATTGAAACTAAAGAAACCGCTTACTTGTTTCACATTTGTCGCCGGTATAACCCAAAGCACATTCACAGTTGTATCTGTTAACTGCGTTAACACAGGTTGCTCCATTCTGGCAAGGATTTGATGCACACTCGTCAATATCTGATGTAAAGAGAACAAGAGCGTAATGTGTCCATAGCGACAAATTGGGATACAACGAGTTGAGACAAATTGAAACTAAAGAAACCGCTTACTTGTTTCACATTTGTCGCCGGTATAACCCACTGCACATTCACAGCTGTATCTGTTAACTGCGTTAACACAGGTTGCTCCATTCTGGCAAGGGTTTGATGAACACTCGTCAATATCTGATAATGAGACCAAGAGCGTAATGTGTACATAGCGACAAACTAGGATATAACGAGTTGAGACAAATTGAAACTGAAGTAATAACCTACTTGTTTCACATGTGTCGCCGGTATAGCCCACTGCACATTCGCAGTTGTATCTGTTAACTGCGTCAACACAGGTTGCTCCATTCTGGCAAGGGTTTGATGAACACTCGTCAATATCTGATGTAAAGAGAACAAGAGCGTAATGTGTCCAAAGCGACAAACTAGGATACAACGAGTTGAGACAAATTGAAACTTAAGTAACCACCTACTTGTTTCACATTTGTCGCCGGTATAACCCACTGCACATTCACAGCTGTATCTGTTAACTGCGTTAACACAGGTTGCTCCATTCTGGCAAGGGTTTGATGAACACTCGTCAATATCTGATAATGAGACCAAGAGCGTAATGTGTACATAGCGACAAACTAGGATATAACGAGTAAAGACCAATTGAAACTGAAGTAATAACCTACTTGTTTCACATTTGTCGCCGGTATAACCCACTGCACATTCACAGTTGTATCTGTTAACTGCGTCAACACAGGTTGCTCCATTCTGGCAAGGGTTTGATGAACACTCGTTAATATCTGATAAGGAAAACAAGAGCGTAATGTGTCCATAACGACAAACGAGGATATAACGAGTTCAGAAAAATCAACACTGAAGTTATCACCTACTTGTTGCACATTTGTCGCCAGTATAACCCACTGCACATTCACAGTTGTACCCGTTAACTGCGTCTAAACAGGTTGCTTCATTCTGGCAAGGATTTGACGAACACTCCTCAATATCTGATAAAGAGAACAAGAGCGTAATCTGTCCAAAGCGACAAATTGGGATATAACGAGTTAAGACAAATTGAAACTGAAGTTATCACTTACTTGTTTCACATTTGTCGCCGGTATAACCCACTGCACATTCACAGCTGTATCTGTTAACCGCGTCTGCACAGGTTGCTCCATTCTGGCAAGGGTTTGATGCACATTCGTCAATATCTGATAAAGAGAACAAGAACGTAATGTATCAAGGACAGACTTGGTCGTTATGTGTCATTAATAAAATTTCcagggacaagccaagaagCCAAAACGTTAtctttgattatgttttaaggCAAACGGTATAAAGCTTCACAATGCTTAAAAATAATACACGACTTCAAGGTGAAACTACAGACAAGCGGTCAGTGAGAACTGACTAGATAAAGTTAAACCGTTAAACCTATTCTAAGACCGTTTAACAGTACAGTTCGTCCATCTCTTATCTTTAGACacacatataacacattaaCATCACTGGGGCCTGCATCAAGTTGACGACAATCATGTTCacacaaacaaaatcatattgatCAACTTATAAATAAACTTCACAGATGGTTAGATATGAAACCCTAGCGATTTCAGAAAGAATCACATTCAAGTTACCACCtacttttttcacaattattgCCGGTATAACCCGTCGTACAGTTACAGCTGTAAGAATTGACGGTGTCTATACATGTTGCTGCATTGTGACAAGGGTTTGATGAACAATTGTTGATACcttttaaaaggaaaacaagAGTACAGAATATGAGTATTAAAGCTGCTAAAATTATTTCCAAAGTTATTCTACTTAATCGTTTACAACCCGTTAATGTATAAAGTAAAATGTTGACGCCTACATAATTTTTACTATTTatggattattttattaaatattgaacgTCGCCATTGATCGATTATAAATGTCAACCAGATATTATTTAATGAAGCAACAACGTATTAAGTAATCTTATTATAAATTGCCCTATAATTTTAAAGCATAAAGCACTGAAACATTGTAAGGTTATCTCTTGTGTTCAGATAAATCAAGAAaggaaatatttataatgtgtACACACGGCCATGCACCAAACTGAGTTAAATTTTAACCTGTGATGGAATATCTCAAAACATAGTAAATTTGCACAAACGTTATTCTAAAAGTGGCCGAAAGCTGAACATGCTTGCAAATCTCAATTTagatgtgtttgtatttttgcaattaaaagtataagtatcaaaataaatatagcaGTTTGTATAATGCATTGCTAGTCATTTTAACAAGTCCCCAATGCCTGTACTgtacatattattgatattgGAACATTGAGGGCCGTACGTATATCGCAGTGTGCTCCAGAGAAGCCAGCATTGCACGTGCAATAGTAGAGATCTTTGTCAGTATAGCATTGTGCGTCATTTTGGCAGGGCGCTGTGTCACATCCATTGACGGCTGAAAAATATATGCAACACAATATGCTCGATAAGCCGAACTTGACTCAATGCAGGTTGCAATTATTTACCAATATGAAAAACGTTTCTTCAACAAACGTCCATACACACATCCTAAAACGTACCTGTTTTACAAGCTATTCCAGACCAACCCAAAGCACACGAGCAGTTAAACGCACCCAATAGGTCAATGCATGTACCATTAAGTCCACAAGGATTGCTGGTACATTCATTTATATCTAAAACAAGAAGTTTACAAGTCAAATCATCACGCGTTTTATAAACACGGACGCCTTTGGCAGATATTTGCAGCGGAAATAGTCCACAAATAACTATATAGCTCTGGCGGTATCATTTGACACTGTCAAACAGTTAATGAcgcaaatgaaaaataatgtatacatgttagGACCCATTTTGGGCCCAAAATTGTCCAATTAAAAATCTTTGGAAAATGGGCTAAAATAGATAACATATAGCACTTAAATTATTGGTTGTACCTGCTATATTTTTCCAAGATGTAGTGTTGTTTGAATCTTGCACACAAAAGTATGTACTGTTCAATATGGTTTGTCCAGGCGTGAAACACTTGCTTTTGTAGATACAGAATTGCGgctaaaatgataaagaaattgTTGGCGTacaatatgaatatgatatcattgttttcaaatatatcaaatggctgtaaggaaaatacaaaaattgcTTCTTTACGAAGAATTATCATAATCTGCATACATCTAAAACATTataatggtttgtatttaatatgaacTTATAGTTTTGAATAAGATTTGACACTTTATACATACTGAGGCAAaaatgactgacaaaatctcatATAAGGCGGGGAAGACAACTCATCATCCAATAAAATCGCATTCTACAATTAATTACTCAACATTGTTTTGTCAGTTTTTGTCTACAGGCAAGTTGTTTAAACTGCTGTTTAAAAGTTTGCAGTGATACG
Coding sequences within:
- the LOC128208440 gene encoding fibropellin-1-like, whose translation is MIVVNLMQAPVMLMYIDECASNPCQNGATCADAVNRYSCECAVGYTGDKCETNIEECSSNPCQNEATCLDAVNGYNCECAVGYTGDKCATNINECSSNPCQNGATCVDAVNRYNCECAVGYTGDKCETNIDECSSNPCQNGATCVNAVNRYSCECAVGYTGDKCETNIDECSSNPCQNGATCVDAVNRYNCECAVGYTGDTCETNIDECSSNPCQNGATCVNAVNRYSCECAVGYTGDKCETNIDECASNPCQNGATCVNAVNRYNCECALGYTGDKCETNIDECSSNPCQNGAICVDAVNGYNCECAVGYTGDKCETNIDECSSNPCHNGATCVDAVNGYNCECAVGYTGDKCETNIDECSSNPCQNGATCADAVNRYSCECAVGYTGDKCETNIDECASNPCQNGATCVNAVNRYSCECALGYTGDKCETNIDECSSNPCQNGATCADAVNRYSCECAVGYTGDKCETNIDECSSNPCQNGATCVDAVNRYNCECAVGYTGDKCETNIDECSSNPCHNGATCADAVYRYNCECAVGYTGDKCATNIDECSSNPCQNGATCVDAVNGYNCECAVGYTGDKCETNIDECSSNPCQNGATCVDSVNRYSCECAVGYTGDKCETSDVEGIKLDITVNIPREDLRQVDFDDHATFVKWATDVKEEIKKKYSQSMNSHLKDILIHSLSKGSLLVNLTIFKAKGFESAQQFSAATIALTHGDLTVNGLTGNVTALIVGKTSIIVKADDDIMRCNLFLLGGGYCDDKYECTVVESKPVCKRHNEEPAGGVQMVVVVSLGIGITVGLFILVGTITCCMIRARKQRSKKQRNEMFDAPMNPDRGAHNAVYSVNSIDAPDASNQSNGNIMDNRRHEYEGIVY